One genomic region from bacterium encodes:
- a CDS encoding YggT family protein: protein MLLRLLLACCEVYSWLIIARVVISWLNPTPRHEILVMVCRVTDPLLDLLRPLIPLRGLDLSPILALLLVRLGCALLTKLLSG from the coding sequence GTGCTGCTGCGACTGTTGCTCGCCTGCTGCGAGGTCTACAGCTGGCTGATCATCGCCAGGGTGGTCATCAGCTGGCTCAACCCCACGCCCCGTCACGAGATCCTGGTGATGGTCTGCAGGGTCACCGACCCCTTGCTCGATCTGCTGCGCCCCCTGATCCCGCTGCGCGGCCTGGACCTGTCGCCCATCCTGGCCCTGCTGCTGGTGCGTCTGGGCTGCGCCCTGCTCACCAAGCTGCTGTCCGGCTAG
- a CDS encoding YggS family pyridoxal phosphate-dependent enzyme — LPRQDELAARLGPAAAQSLHWHFIGPLQANKVRKAVGRFALIHAVDTPSLAERISQVALERGLRQPVLLEVNAAREPGKFGLDPDAAVAAAVAAAALPGLDLRGMMAMARQDAPPAELGATFALVRRLVEAARAATGLALPELSLGMSDDFEIAIAEGATLVRLGTAVFGARPPSA; from the coding sequence TTGCCGCGCCAGGACGAGCTCGCGGCGCGGCTGGGGCCCGCCGCCGCCCAGAGCCTGCACTGGCACTTCATCGGGCCCCTGCAGGCCAACAAGGTGCGCAAGGCGGTCGGCCGCTTCGCGCTCATCCACGCCGTGGACACGCCGTCGCTCGCGGAGCGGATCTCGCAGGTGGCGCTGGAGCGGGGCCTGCGCCAGCCGGTCCTGCTGGAGGTCAACGCCGCCCGCGAGCCGGGCAAGTTCGGGCTCGATCCGGACGCGGCCGTCGCGGCGGCCGTCGCCGCCGCCGCGCTGCCGGGCCTGGACCTGCGCGGGATGATGGCCATGGCCCGCCAGGACGCGCCGCCGGCCGAGCTGGGCGCGACCTTCGCCCTCGTGCGTCGCCTCGTCGAGGCGGCCCGCGCGGCCACCGGCCTGGCGCTGCCCGAGCTGAGCCTGGGGATGTCCGACGATTTCGAGATCGCGATCGCCGAGGGGGCGACCCTGGTGCGCCTGGGCACCGCCGTGTTCGGGGCGCGACCGCCGAGCGCCTGA